A DNA window from Acidobacteriota bacterium contains the following coding sequences:
- a CDS encoding DegT/DnrJ/EryC1/StrS family aminotransferase, with product MLLFGAPAIGEEEIEEVVRTLRSGWLGTGPRVKRLEDDFRKYTGAKHAVALNSCTAGMHLALLAAGVGPGDEVVVPSLTFAATANVVVHAGATPVFADVDLRTMNLDVSKLESRLTPRTKAILPVHFAGRPCDMERILAIARPRGIRVIEDAAHAIETVAAGRKVGSIGDATCFSFYVTKNVMTGEGGMVTTDDDAWAEKLRISSLHGLSRDAWKRYSGSGFAHYEVLMPGFKYNMADLQAALGIHQLARVAENAGKRRRIWRIYDEAFAGLPAERPAPEEAGSVHARHLYTLLLDLDRLRVDRDAVIAALKDEGIGTGVHFIALHLHPYYRDRFDLRPSDFPASAEISRRTISLPLSAKLTPADVDDVVAAVRKVLTGYSAG from the coding sequence ATGCTCCTTTTCGGAGCCCCGGCGATCGGCGAGGAGGAGATCGAGGAGGTCGTCAGGACGCTTCGCTCGGGCTGGCTCGGGACGGGCCCCAGGGTGAAGCGGCTCGAGGACGACTTCCGGAAATACACGGGCGCGAAGCACGCCGTCGCGCTCAACTCCTGCACCGCCGGCATGCACCTCGCGCTCCTCGCGGCGGGGGTGGGCCCCGGCGACGAGGTCGTCGTCCCATCCCTCACCTTCGCCGCGACGGCCAACGTCGTCGTGCACGCCGGCGCGACCCCCGTCTTCGCCGACGTCGATCTCCGGACGATGAACCTCGACGTGTCGAAGCTGGAATCGCGCCTCACGCCGCGGACGAAGGCGATTCTCCCCGTGCACTTCGCGGGCCGTCCCTGCGACATGGAGCGCATCCTCGCCATCGCCCGCCCGCGCGGCATCCGGGTGATCGAGGACGCCGCCCACGCGATCGAGACGGTGGCGGCCGGGCGCAAGGTCGGATCGATCGGCGACGCCACCTGCTTCTCGTTCTACGTGACGAAGAACGTGATGACGGGCGAGGGGGGGATGGTCACCACCGACGACGACGCGTGGGCGGAGAAGCTGCGCATCTCGAGCCTCCATGGCCTCTCGCGCGACGCGTGGAAGCGATACTCGGGCTCGGGGTTCGCGCACTACGAGGTCCTGATGCCCGGCTTCAAGTACAACATGGCCGATCTCCAGGCGGCCCTCGGCATCCACCAGCTCGCGCGCGTTGCGGAAAACGCCGGGAAGAGGCGGCGGATCTGGCGCATCTACGACGAGGCCTTCGCAGGCCTTCCGGCCGAGCGGCCGGCCCCCGAGGAGGCCGGGTCGGTGCACGCCCGCCACCTCTACACGCTCCTCCTCGATCTCGATCGCCTTCGCGTCGATCGCGACGCCGTGATCGCGGCGCTGAAGGACGAGGGGATCGGCACGGGCGTCCACTTCATCGCGCTCCACCTCCACCCTTACTACCGCGATCGCTTCGACCTGCGCCCGTCCGATTTCCCGGCCTCCGCGGAGATCTCGCGCCGGACGATCTCGCTTCCTCTCTCCGCGAAGCTCACCCCCGCGGACGTCGACGACGTCGTCGCCGCGGTGCGCAAGGTCCTCACGGGCTACTCCGCCGGATGA
- a CDS encoding O-antigen ligase family protein — protein MSSPRFWCLLHAWLLPAMILGVGLLPPHVIPELAAPVALGALLLIVALRGSGRMRAPGPGVAWPLAALAVVLGLSVALSLQPLASIRVVVTWLGAAVTFVAARSLGPEAEARRTARTIVLAATLLAALGIYQSTIAFPGAAAIGGGPAAEGSPPSSAKLAEARGAEFRRLESGRAVGTLGFPAALASILILSMPLACAAALGSRGVPRVLWMLAALFQGLALLATRSIGGAGALVAGAGLASAAWTEIPARRRRVILLVVLVTAALVAAPRLPGSGDLSAGRSAALRLENWRACASMIAAHPMLGVGPGNFGLALPAHRTWASNETQHVHNSFLEAVSDAGLPIAPLLLLALAAFGGWVRAEPGRTEGDASARWLHRGLAIGCLAWLAQNAVDFTAYLAATSIPFMGAAGLLAASAERAREASGGHPIPASRRAGFATASVLLALSLLAVMIAIPDALARRHLERAVDAAAARDFESARIEAARSVALDPMDPEARVVLSQSLIDAVLHRPAGDPARAELLDRAVVEAEEGVRLDPSTANRRAALAMARAAVGDAAGAFASMAAAARLNAFKPEYAEERDRMLGILTTGIVPGERGPGGSP, from the coding sequence ATGAGCAGCCCGCGGTTCTGGTGTCTCCTCCATGCGTGGCTCCTTCCGGCGATGATCCTCGGCGTCGGTCTCCTCCCTCCGCACGTCATCCCGGAGCTCGCGGCCCCCGTCGCGCTCGGCGCGCTGCTTCTGATCGTCGCCCTCCGCGGATCGGGGCGGATGCGCGCCCCGGGGCCGGGGGTCGCGTGGCCGCTCGCCGCCCTGGCCGTCGTGCTCGGGCTCAGCGTCGCCCTCTCGCTCCAGCCGCTGGCCTCGATCCGGGTGGTCGTGACGTGGCTCGGCGCCGCCGTGACGTTCGTCGCGGCGCGGAGCCTCGGGCCGGAGGCGGAGGCGAGACGAACCGCGCGCACGATCGTCCTCGCGGCGACGCTTCTCGCCGCCCTCGGGATCTACCAGTCGACGATCGCGTTCCCGGGCGCCGCCGCGATCGGCGGGGGACCTGCGGCGGAGGGCTCCCCGCCTTCGAGCGCGAAGCTCGCGGAGGCCCGCGGCGCCGAGTTCCGGCGCCTCGAGTCGGGGCGGGCGGTCGGCACGCTGGGGTTTCCCGCAGCGCTCGCGTCGATCCTCATCCTTTCGATGCCGCTCGCGTGCGCCGCCGCGCTCGGATCCCGCGGCGTCCCCCGCGTTCTCTGGATGCTCGCCGCCCTGTTCCAGGGGCTCGCGCTCCTGGCCACGCGCTCGATCGGCGGCGCCGGCGCGCTCGTGGCGGGGGCGGGGCTCGCCTCCGCAGCCTGGACGGAGATCCCGGCCCGCCGCCGCCGGGTGATCCTCCTGGTGGTCCTCGTGACGGCGGCGCTCGTGGCGGCGCCGCGCCTGCCGGGCTCCGGAGATCTCTCCGCGGGGCGGTCGGCCGCCCTGAGGCTCGAGAACTGGCGGGCTTGCGCCTCGATGATCGCTGCGCACCCGATGCTCGGCGTGGGCCCCGGCAATTTCGGGCTCGCCCTCCCGGCGCACCGAACATGGGCCAGCAACGAAACGCAGCACGTCCACAACTCCTTCCTCGAGGCCGTCTCGGACGCCGGGCTCCCGATCGCCCCGCTGCTCCTCTTGGCCCTCGCGGCGTTCGGGGGCTGGGTCCGGGCCGAGCCGGGTCGGACGGAGGGGGACGCGTCGGCGCGATGGCTCCACAGGGGGCTCGCCATCGGCTGCCTCGCGTGGCTGGCGCAGAACGCGGTCGATTTCACGGCGTACCTGGCGGCCACCTCCATCCCGTTCATGGGAGCCGCGGGGCTCCTGGCGGCTTCCGCGGAGCGGGCGCGGGAGGCCTCGGGGGGTCACCCGATCCCGGCGTCGCGCCGAGCGGGGTTCGCGACCGCGTCCGTCCTGCTCGCGCTGTCCCTGCTGGCGGTGATGATCGCGATCCCCGACGCCCTCGCGCGCCGCCACCTGGAGCGCGCGGTCGACGCGGCCGCGGCGCGCGACTTCGAGTCGGCGAGGATCGAGGCGGCGCGCAGCGTGGCCCTCGACCCGATGGATCCCGAGGCGCGCGTCGTCCTGTCGCAGTCCCTGATCGACGCGGTGCTCCACCGCCCCGCCGGGGATCCCGCGAGGGCGGAGCTCCTCGATCGGGCCGTGGTCGAGGCGGAGGAGGGGGTGCGGCTCGATCCGTCCACCGCGAACCGCCGTGCCGCGCTCGCGATGGCGCGCGCCGCCGTGGGGGATGCCGCCGGGGCCTTCGCGTCGATGGCGGCCGCCGCGCGTCTGAACGCCTTCAAGCCGGAGTACGCCGAGGAGCGCGATCGGATGCTCGGCATCCTCACGACCGGGATCGTGCCGGGGGAGCGCGGCCCGGGAGGATCGCCGTGA
- a CDS encoding prepilin-type N-terminal cleavage/methylation domain-containing protein, producing MQRGFTLIELLIVVAIIGIIAAIAIPSLQTAMDKAKQRGTMADMRSIGMAVGVYQIDESIFPANTTPATTLVTILQTYVKAAMPSRDRWNHFYAYSSDGSTWYSLESFGKDGIDGVDISIATKLRFEQDLVYASGRFSASPE from the coding sequence ATGCAACGCGGCTTCACACTGATTGAGCTGCTGATCGTCGTCGCCATCATCGGCATCATCGCCGCCATCGCCATCCCCTCGCTCCAGACCGCCATGGACAAGGCCAAGCAGCGGGGCACGATGGCCGACATGCGCAGCATCGGCATGGCCGTCGGCGTCTACCAGATCGACGAGAGCATCTTCCCGGCGAACACCACCCCCGCGACGACGCTCGTCACGATCCTCCAGACGTACGTGAAGGCCGCGATGCCCTCGCGTGACCGATGGAACCACTTCTACGCCTATTCCTCCGACGGCTCCACCTGGTACTCGCTCGAGTCGTTCGGCAAGGACGGCATCGACGGCGTCGACATCTCGATTGCGACGAAGCTCAGGTTCGAGCAGGACCTGGTCTACGCCTCGGGACGCTTCTCCGCGTCACCCGAATAG
- a CDS encoding type II secretion system protein GspG produces the protein IAIPNLLNAIDRGKQKRTMSDMRSVGTAVESYAVDNNFYPIQKSMAAVNGGAAGMNVEPVYIKIAPTKDGWGGTLLYGSDAAGAGSDYTIVSYGKDKKQSTTSAGATNAFDCDIIYQNGTFTAYPEGVQT, from the coding sequence ATCGCGATCCCGAACCTGCTGAACGCGATCGACCGCGGCAAGCAGAAGAGGACGATGTCGGACATGAGGTCGGTTGGCACCGCGGTCGAGTCGTACGCGGTGGACAACAACTTCTACCCGATCCAGAAGAGCATGGCGGCCGTCAACGGCGGCGCCGCCGGCATGAACGTCGAGCCGGTCTACATCAAGATTGCCCCCACGAAGGACGGCTGGGGCGGCACGCTCCTGTACGGCTCCGACGCGGCCGGCGCCGGCTCGGACTACACCATCGTGTCGTACGGCAAGGACAAGAAGCAGTCGACGACCTCGGCCGGCGCCACGAACGCCTTCGATTGCGACATCATCTACCAGAACGGCACCTTCACGGCGTACCCGGAAGGCGTCCAGACCTGA
- a CDS encoding O-antigen ligase family protein → MSLVEAGLILLVAIVPWGEGGATPGALAASHTVVFVVAAAAIVAGFRKGTTRVRLPWPVIASLPLAAVSTFSFLRAGYVFGSFETWWDLIVALILALALLASRPSARTGGAISAMVVASGVVQSVPAVATRLLGGVAVSPSFLNPNHLAAYLNVAALVALARGIGPGANQTTTDRRARWSWLAAGVVCVAGCLATGSRGALIALVATLLLAAEAAPGRLPLRRVLPVASIVAVLAVLSVTVRFATIFDPYRYDRPRIWAAVIDSWREAPILGLGPGMYAHLAARHNFPQEQATFRFAKEPHSAHSQPLQVLAEEGVAGLAALGLLVATTLACLRRQGMEPGERGVAGRAAYAPALAVLLQSVVETPFGAPAIPFTLLALSWTALAPADEGSSAAAFTFRWPRRDDGAAARMDRLRISTSIGVVAVVLYGVTVAAPYASYVAAEYAAGPERGPRAIEAAMRFSATANPLQPFVAYERARAAMGRARQISPPLLDRAHDAFSRAQDLAPGDPSAFALMGRLYARAVGDFPGAGPGAVEAAERHYGEAIGRSPYDARLLLERGGFRLATGRATAALEDALAALRLEPRALAARQLELEALLESGRGEEAAGSLRRLDEESARLRGYEPENGYEASLIRIDLRDLERARAMIAPSLFLLPGAPGVSGVHALRGGSAVLGGGPLGGGHHHDGGGWLLGENLIEEGGLGLRLAGRFPLPEAVPVHAGLADDGLNGLPRESLHRMIEVQLAARTVVVDDVAEAHGPLVHRGTPERPPI, encoded by the coding sequence GTGAGCCTCGTCGAGGCGGGGCTCATCCTGCTCGTCGCGATCGTCCCGTGGGGCGAGGGGGGCGCGACCCCCGGCGCCCTGGCCGCGTCGCACACGGTCGTCTTCGTCGTCGCGGCCGCCGCGATCGTCGCCGGCTTCAGGAAGGGAACGACGCGCGTGCGGCTCCCGTGGCCCGTCATCGCCAGCCTGCCGCTCGCGGCGGTGTCGACGTTCTCGTTCCTGCGCGCCGGATACGTCTTCGGCTCGTTCGAGACATGGTGGGATCTGATCGTCGCGCTGATTCTCGCCCTCGCCCTCCTCGCGTCGCGGCCTTCGGCGCGCACGGGCGGGGCGATCTCGGCGATGGTCGTGGCCTCCGGCGTCGTGCAGTCGGTGCCGGCGGTCGCGACGCGCCTCCTCGGCGGCGTCGCCGTATCGCCGTCGTTCCTGAACCCCAACCACCTGGCGGCCTACCTGAACGTCGCGGCGCTCGTCGCCCTCGCGCGAGGGATCGGGCCGGGCGCGAATCAGACGACGACTGATCGCCGCGCGCGATGGTCGTGGCTCGCCGCGGGCGTCGTCTGCGTCGCGGGGTGCCTCGCCACGGGATCCCGCGGAGCGCTGATCGCCCTCGTCGCCACTCTCCTCCTCGCGGCCGAGGCGGCCCCCGGCCGTCTCCCGCTGCGCCGCGTCCTTCCGGTGGCTTCCATCGTCGCCGTGCTCGCGGTCCTCTCCGTCACCGTGCGCTTCGCCACGATCTTCGACCCGTACCGTTACGACCGGCCGCGCATCTGGGCGGCGGTGATCGACTCGTGGCGCGAGGCGCCGATCCTCGGACTCGGCCCCGGCATGTACGCGCACCTGGCGGCGCGGCACAACTTCCCTCAGGAGCAGGCGACCTTCCGGTTCGCGAAGGAGCCGCACTCGGCGCACTCGCAGCCGCTCCAGGTCCTCGCCGAGGAGGGGGTGGCCGGCCTCGCCGCGCTCGGGCTCCTCGTCGCGACGACCCTCGCCTGCCTGAGGCGGCAGGGCATGGAGCCCGGCGAGCGCGGGGTGGCGGGTCGCGCCGCGTACGCCCCGGCCCTCGCCGTCCTCCTTCAATCGGTCGTCGAGACCCCTTTCGGAGCCCCCGCGATCCCGTTCACCCTTCTCGCGCTCTCGTGGACGGCGCTCGCCCCGGCGGACGAAGGGTCCTCGGCGGCCGCATTTACCTTCCGCTGGCCTCGGCGGGACGACGGCGCGGCGGCCCGGATGGATCGCCTCAGGATCTCGACGTCGATCGGCGTCGTCGCCGTCGTGCTCTACGGCGTGACGGTGGCGGCGCCGTACGCGTCCTACGTCGCGGCGGAGTACGCGGCCGGGCCCGAGAGGGGGCCGCGGGCCATCGAGGCCGCGATGCGATTCTCGGCGACGGCCAACCCGCTCCAGCCCTTCGTCGCCTACGAGAGGGCCCGCGCCGCGATGGGACGGGCCCGGCAGATCTCACCGCCTCTTCTCGATCGCGCGCACGACGCCTTCTCGCGGGCGCAGGATCTCGCCCCCGGCGATCCGTCGGCCTTCGCCCTGATGGGGCGTCTGTACGCGCGCGCCGTAGGGGACTTCCCCGGCGCCGGCCCCGGCGCGGTCGAGGCGGCCGAGAGGCATTACGGCGAGGCGATCGGGCGCTCCCCGTACGATGCGAGGTTGCTCCTCGAGAGGGGGGGGTTCCGGCTGGCCACGGGGCGCGCGACCGCGGCGCTCGAGGATGCGTTGGCGGCCCTTCGCCTCGAGCCGCGGGCGCTCGCGGCCCGCCAGCTCGAACTCGAGGCGCTTCTCGAGTCGGGGAGAGGGGAGGAGGCGGCCGGCTCGCTCAGACGTCTGGACGAGGAGAGCGCGCGGCTCCGGGGGTACGAGCCCGAGAACGGTTACGAGGCGTCGCTGATCAGGATTGATCTCAGGGATCTGGAGCGGGCGCGCGCGATGATCGCGCCGTCACTCTTCCTCTTGCCCGGAGCTCCCGGTGTCTCCGGGGTCCACGCCCTCCGCGGAGGATCCGCCGTCCTGGGAGGCGGGCCTCTTGGTGGTGGGCATCATCATGACGGGGGCGGGTGGCTTCTTGGCGAGAATCTGATCGAAGAGGGAGGGCTTGGCCTTCGACTTGCGGGCCGATTTCCCCTTCCGGAAGCTGTGCCCGTGCATGCAGGTCTTGCAGACGACGGTCTGAATGGACTCCCCCGCGAGAGCCTGCACCGCATGATCGAGGTTCAGCTTGCAGCGCGGACAGTAGTCGTCGACGACGTCGCCGAGGCGCATGGGCCTCTCGTTCATAGGGGCACCCCCGAAAGACCCCCAATATAA